The following are encoded in a window of Microvirga ossetica genomic DNA:
- a CDS encoding cytochrome P450, producing MPESIRTFIPPHPDPAPENLSPRQLATLMRTNNLRVWSQRAYEEEVVVRRFFGRSSVLFNAPEAIRHVLVDHPEAYGRTRATLRILKPLLGEGLFTSEGPVWRHQRRTLAPAFTPRSVELLIPHIRSATHEMVTRLAAGEQQQVDLFPMIQHLALEIAGRTMFSLETRQYGSALRRQIMHYGQGLGRPHLLDFVVPIGIPTPYDLARAWFRRGWIRLIEQIMAERLTAKTHASGPRDLLDLLMAARDPESGEGFSPSQLRDQIATMILAGHETTAVALCWSVYLLAHLPEVQERIAHEAAAVLSDSGAEPQLSKLTYTRAVLDEVMRLYPPAYVIVRAARQSDEVAGVAMKPGDLAIISPWVLHRHRTHWHEPDAFVPERFLPGASAIERFAYLPFGVGPRVCIGAHFALTEATLVLAELMRSFRIELVTSRPVLPIAVVTTQPDHAPLFHLHRR from the coding sequence ATGCCTGAGAGCATTCGGACCTTCATCCCGCCACATCCGGATCCCGCCCCGGAGAATCTCTCGCCGCGGCAACTCGCAACGCTGATGCGCACCAACAACCTCCGGGTCTGGTCGCAGCGAGCCTACGAGGAGGAGGTCGTCGTTCGCCGCTTCTTCGGCCGCTCCTCGGTGCTGTTCAATGCCCCGGAGGCGATCCGCCATGTTCTCGTGGATCACCCGGAGGCCTATGGCCGAACCCGCGCCACCCTCCGGATCCTCAAGCCGTTGCTCGGCGAGGGGCTGTTCACCAGCGAGGGACCTGTCTGGCGGCATCAGCGGCGGACCCTGGCGCCAGCCTTCACGCCGCGGTCGGTCGAGCTTCTCATTCCGCATATCCGCTCAGCCACGCACGAGATGGTCACCCGCCTTGCCGCTGGCGAGCAGCAGCAGGTGGATCTCTTTCCGATGATCCAGCACCTGGCGCTTGAGATTGCCGGCCGCACCATGTTCTCCCTCGAGACGAGACAGTACGGCTCAGCGCTCCGACGCCAGATCATGCACTATGGCCAGGGGCTCGGCCGACCTCACCTGCTTGATTTCGTTGTGCCCATCGGCATTCCCACGCCTTACGATCTGGCACGGGCCTGGTTCCGGCGGGGCTGGATCCGGCTGATTGAACAGATTATGGCTGAGCGGCTGACGGCCAAAACCCATGCGAGTGGTCCCCGCGATCTGCTCGACCTGCTGATGGCGGCGCGAGATCCGGAGAGCGGGGAGGGGTTCTCGCCGAGCCAGTTGCGGGACCAGATCGCCACCATGATCCTGGCTGGGCACGAGACCACGGCAGTGGCGTTGTGCTGGTCGGTGTACCTGCTGGCCCACCTGCCGGAGGTGCAGGAGCGGATCGCCCACGAGGCCGCGGCGGTGCTATCGGACAGCGGGGCGGAGCCACAGCTCAGCAAGCTGACCTACACGCGGGCGGTGCTGGATGAGGTCATGCGCCTCTATCCGCCTGCCTATGTGATCGTCCGGGCGGCCCGCCAGTCGGACGAAGTCGCGGGTGTTGCGATGAAGCCGGGTGATCTCGCCATCATCTCGCCTTGGGTGCTGCACCGGCATCGGACACACTGGCACGAGCCGGATGCGTTCGTCCCGGAACGCTTTCTACCCGGCGCCTCGGCGATCGAGCGCTTTGCCTACCTGCCCTTTGGTGTCGGGCCTCGCGTGTGCATTGGCGCTCACTTCGCTCTCACCGAGGCCACCCTCGTGCTGGCCGAACTCATGCGCTCGTTCCGGATCGAGCTGGTTACAAGTCGACCGGTCTTGCCCATCGCAGTGGTGACCACCCAGCCCGATCACGCGCCGCTGTTCCACCTGCATCGCCGATAG
- a CDS encoding response regulator codes for MTKQANGRPLVLVLEDEALIALTLQDDLQDAGYEVAGPFTTCAAALDWLQTETPDTAILDAALKDGPCREVALELSRREVPFLIYSGHHEDRQLLSEFHHVTWIEKPVPFAVLVRACQQLLVGDV; via the coding sequence ATGACCAAGCAGGCCAACGGCAGACCGCTTGTCCTCGTCTTGGAGGACGAAGCCCTGATCGCGCTCACTCTCCAGGATGATTTGCAGGATGCGGGCTATGAAGTGGCTGGCCCCTTTACCACCTGTGCCGCTGCCCTGGACTGGCTCCAGACCGAGACGCCCGACACAGCCATTCTGGACGCGGCGCTGAAGGATGGCCCCTGCCGCGAGGTTGCTCTGGAGCTTAGCCGCCGTGAAGTGCCGTTCCTGATCTATTCGGGGCATCATGAGGACCGCCAGCTTCTGTCAGAGTTTCATCATGTGACTTGGATCGAAAAGCCGGTCCCATTTGCCGTCCTGGTTCGAGCCTGCCAGCAGCTTCTGGTCGGCGACGTCTAA
- a CDS encoding IS110 family transposase, whose product MSEIATIGLDIAKNVFQLHAVDRSGKIVLRKALRRSQVQGFFSRLPPCLIGMEACATAHHWARTLMAFGHDVRLIPPAYVKPYLRRQKNDAADAAAICEAVARPSMRFVPVKSPQQQSTLMLHRARDLLIGQRTALINALRGHFAELGIVVAQGARNTRQLIAFLHEEANPDFPAAARTALQPLATMLLGIETQIAKLDKAILAAHRSDPVSMRLAAIPGIGPIVASCLAASVPDASLFQGSREFAAYLGLVPRQHSTGGKARLGSISKMGNRHLRKLLVVGAHAALYSMKSGKTRTAMADWARSLLAKKPFKVVAVALANKMARIAWAVMARSTTYEPGSKGVAASAA is encoded by the coding sequence ATGTCTGAGATTGCCACGATCGGCCTTGATATCGCAAAGAACGTCTTCCAGCTGCACGCGGTGGACAGGAGTGGAAAGATCGTCCTGCGCAAGGCGCTGCGGCGCAGCCAGGTGCAGGGGTTCTTCAGCAGGCTGCCGCCTTGCCTGATCGGGATGGAGGCCTGCGCGACGGCTCATCACTGGGCTCGGACGCTCATGGCTTTCGGGCATGACGTCCGTCTGATCCCGCCCGCCTACGTCAAACCCTATCTGCGCCGGCAGAAGAATGATGCCGCGGACGCGGCGGCGATCTGTGAGGCCGTCGCGCGGCCGTCGATGCGCTTCGTCCCGGTCAAAAGTCCACAGCAGCAAAGCACTCTCATGCTACACAGAGCCCGCGATCTCCTGATCGGGCAGCGAACTGCCCTGATCAATGCCTTGCGCGGTCACTTTGCAGAGTTGGGCATCGTGGTGGCGCAAGGCGCTCGCAACACGCGCCAGCTGATCGCCTTCCTCCACGAGGAGGCCAATCCAGACTTCCCCGCGGCAGCTCGAACTGCGCTTCAGCCTTTGGCCACGATGCTGCTCGGGATCGAGACGCAGATTGCCAAGCTCGATAAGGCCATTCTGGCGGCCCATCGCAGCGATCCGGTCAGCATGAGACTGGCCGCCATCCCCGGCATTGGTCCGATTGTCGCTTCCTGTCTCGCGGCCAGCGTCCCGGACGCCAGCCTGTTCCAGGGCAGCCGGGAGTTCGCAGCCTATCTCGGCCTCGTGCCGCGGCAGCACTCAACCGGCGGTAAGGCGAGGCTGGGCTCCATCTCCAAGATGGGCAACCGGCACTTGCGCAAGCTGCTGGTCGTCGGTGCGCACGCTGCGCTCTACAGCATGAAGTCTGGCAAGACCAGGACGGCTATGGCTGACTGGGCCCGGTCTCTGCTGGCCAAGAAGCCGTTCAAGGTGGTCGCCGTCGCCTTGGCCAACAAGATGGCCCGGATCGCCTGGGCGGTGATGGCCAGGAGCACGACTTACGAGCCCGGGAGCAAGGGAGTTGCAGCGTCGGCGGCATAG
- a CDS encoding sensor histidine kinase, protein MLDHVPRDLTEEQASTLTMLARQVMSQFELRRAIAERDERLEASHKVEQRQSLLVRELHHRVKNTLATVQALVGATGRSTGSFDEFYRSFSKRISSLAKTHNLLTEDYWQTAPLREIVLNELKPFAESRVPRFMLFGPPVELSADLAVPVGMALHELTTNAIQYGALSAPDGYVEIRWDVVAVEGVRKLHLEWQEHGGPPVSEPQHCGFGSTLLQRVLPMQCNGKVEVRYGRAGLRFQMDAPLIEHRLVPDY, encoded by the coding sequence GTGCTCGATCATGTACCGCGTGACCTCACAGAGGAGCAGGCATCCACCCTCACCATGCTCGCGCGACAGGTGATGTCACAGTTCGAGTTGCGCCGTGCCATTGCCGAGCGGGATGAGCGATTGGAGGCGAGCCACAAGGTCGAGCAGCGCCAGTCTTTGCTGGTCCGCGAGCTTCACCATCGGGTGAAGAACACCCTGGCGACGGTTCAGGCCCTCGTCGGAGCCACAGGCCGGTCTACTGGCAGCTTCGACGAGTTCTATCGCTCGTTCTCCAAACGCATCTCGTCCCTGGCGAAGACCCACAACCTGTTGACCGAGGACTACTGGCAAACCGCGCCGCTGAGGGAGATCGTTCTCAACGAACTCAAGCCGTTTGCTGAAAGCCGAGTGCCCCGCTTCATGCTGTTTGGTCCGCCTGTTGAGCTATCGGCGGATCTGGCCGTGCCGGTCGGCATGGCGCTCCACGAACTGACCACGAACGCCATTCAGTACGGGGCTCTATCTGCTCCTGATGGCTATGTCGAAATCCGGTGGGATGTCGTTGCGGTCGAGGGCGTCCGAAAGCTCCATCTGGAATGGCAAGAGCACGGCGGGCCTCCAGTGAGCGAGCCGCAGCATTGTGGGTTTGGCTCGACTCTGCTTCAGCGGGTTCTGCCCATGCAATGTAATGGCAAGGTCGAGGTTCGGTACGGCCGGGCCGGTCTGCGATTTCAGATGGATGCCCCTCTGATCGAGCACCGGTTAGTCCCAGACTATTAG
- a CDS encoding ISNCY family transposase — MRQERTVQASIFDLFATHEIGCELKAMSQWLDEHCDLFAVVARDLCRGGIKATGRQGLPAEAVLRCAILKQYRQLSYQELAFHLEDSASFRAFARLPWSWSPQKSVLQKTISAIRPETWEQINRALLSVARQAKLEDGAAVRLDSTVTSALMHEPSDSSLLWDAVRIMVRLLKRADSLVGGAGSWRNHCRAAKKRAHKIQFTRGRPNRVRLYRELIAITRATLADLEQASERLAVASTPLIALWQVQVRHYRALVERIIRQSERRVLAGEPVPADEKVVSLFEEHADIIVKGSRDTEYGHKLNLTTGRSGMILDLVIEAGNPADSDRLLPMLARHVAFYGQAPRQAAADGGFATRNNLATAKAWGVCDMAFHKKAGLRIEDMVRSKWVYRKLRNFRAGIEAGISCLKRAYGLARCTWRGLDHFKAYVWSSVVAYNLVLFTRLKAT, encoded by the coding sequence ATGCGCCAAGAACGCACCGTCCAAGCCAGCATATTCGATCTTTTCGCCACGCACGAGATCGGCTGCGAGTTGAAGGCGATGTCGCAATGGCTGGATGAGCATTGCGATCTGTTTGCCGTGGTGGCGCGAGACCTGTGTCGGGGCGGCATCAAGGCGACCGGACGGCAAGGTCTGCCAGCCGAAGCCGTATTGCGCTGCGCGATCCTCAAGCAGTACCGGCAACTGAGCTACCAGGAGCTGGCCTTCCACCTCGAGGACTCCGCTTCATTTCGCGCCTTTGCCCGACTGCCGTGGTCGTGGAGCCCGCAGAAGTCGGTGCTGCAGAAGACGATCAGCGCGATCCGGCCCGAGACCTGGGAGCAGATCAATCGGGCCCTGCTGTCGGTCGCTCGGCAGGCGAAGCTCGAAGACGGTGCGGCGGTTCGGCTGGACAGCACGGTGACCTCGGCGCTCATGCACGAGCCGAGCGACAGCAGCCTGCTGTGGGATGCTGTGCGGATCATGGTGCGCCTTCTGAAGCGGGCCGATTCCTTGGTCGGCGGCGCCGGCTCATGGCGCAATCATTGCCGCGCAGCCAAGAAGCGCGCTCACAAGATCCAGTTCACGCGCGGTCGACCCAATCGGGTCCGGCTCTACCGCGAGCTGATCGCCATCACGCGCGCGACCTTGGCCGATCTGGAGCAGGCGAGCGAGCGTTTGGCCGTGGCAAGCACGCCGCTCATCGCCCTGTGGCAGGTCCAGGTTCGTCACTATCGGGCGTTGGTCGAACGCATCATCAGGCAGAGCGAGCGGCGGGTGTTGGCCGGCGAGCCGGTCCCCGCCGACGAGAAGGTGGTGAGCCTGTTCGAAGAGCATGCTGATATCATCGTCAAAGGCAGTCGCGACACTGAGTATGGTCACAAACTCAACCTGACCACCGGCAGGAGTGGCATGATCCTCGATCTGGTGATCGAAGCCGGCAACCCGGCCGACAGCGACCGCTTGCTGCCGATGCTGGCGCGCCACGTCGCCTTCTATGGCCAAGCGCCGCGGCAGGCGGCAGCCGATGGCGGCTTCGCCACGCGCAACAACCTGGCCACAGCGAAGGCGTGGGGCGTCTGCGACATGGCCTTCCACAAGAAAGCCGGCCTCAGGATCGAGGACATGGTCAGAAGCAAGTGGGTTTATCGCAAGCTGCGCAACTTCCGCGCCGGCATCGAAGCCGGCATCTCATGCCTCAAACGCGCCTACGGCTTGGCGCGTTGTACCTGGCGCGGCCTCGATCATTTCAAGGCTTATGTCTGGTCCTCGGTCGTGGCCTATAACCTCGTTCTCTTCACCCGCCTCAAAGCGACCTGA
- a CDS encoding type IA DNA topoisomerase — protein sequence MRQLKRFFKSPSTICVSAEGHLLAAEEPGTVRDEWKSWRFDTLPIVLERIPVTYGTSRSGQSHKPKVEAIKQALQGVERVIIATDPGREGSMIAWEVLEHLGYRGRVDRLKLGALDEISIRRAFAVMAKEPDSGERDYAAYLEALCRQYEDYHLGLNGTRAISLRLRPPAFREPWRFGGVQTPTLAILADLEQRIREFVPQDYSKIALLVTTETGAELTLWHAPKDKILDKQVAETIQQAAADWSGPLGVEQKDVRRSPPRLFSKDTLARRCAKRFGWDPQHTAKLAQDLYDQGYLTYPRTESEHLPESQTGDASTVIESVVGILTDLASLVPATGDLVFRKGSKGHYVKDPGEHHAIVPLRKVPQPGSASGDHLCLWELVAKSFLAAHLPDGIDARTTVAVQVPTPFGPKRFSISGSVIKSPGWRAVYGAEADEETEAVPGKAKPDEEPTTGRLPLVRDNEPGKAADARIETAKTEPPRRITRGELPVVMGRLVDQVEDPALKAALENPANPNEPKGLGTAATRDTILPKLQKSQYVDLLKGKDPPIQVTEVGLAFIAAVRRVFPSYGDPVGRAMFEADLAEIGRAATRSEAGRRAASYQERTRARVQELIGAIAQSQTVAVDPTTVAVSFAPTGKPPTKAMIAFAASLAARKGLKLPRGLKSNTAICRAFLDQHAPARSSESGEQRPQNGPRSPSEAMVRYARALAEEYGVECPPEIATDFAACRAFLDEDASRHAMKAEDGSKTTIRKNRSPAVASDSPRKSRTETPANKRLIAAKGGSTRGRARARPASPTRPSR from the coding sequence ATGCGTCAGCTGAAGCGCTTCTTCAAATCGCCCAGCACGATCTGTGTTTCGGCCGAGGGGCACCTCCTGGCAGCGGAGGAGCCCGGCACCGTGCGGGACGAATGGAAGTCGTGGCGGTTTGACACCCTCCCGATCGTGCTCGAGCGTATTCCGGTCACCTATGGCACCAGCCGCTCCGGCCAGTCGCACAAGCCAAAGGTCGAGGCGATTAAGCAGGCGCTTCAGGGTGTGGAGCGGGTGATCATCGCCACCGATCCGGGCCGGGAAGGTTCGATGATCGCTTGGGAGGTGCTCGAGCATCTCGGGTACAGAGGTCGTGTGGACCGTCTCAAACTGGGTGCCCTCGACGAGATCTCGATCCGCCGCGCCTTTGCGGTGATGGCCAAGGAGCCGGATTCCGGCGAGCGGGACTATGCGGCTTACCTTGAGGCCCTGTGCCGCCAATATGAAGACTACCACCTAGGGCTCAACGGCACCCGCGCCATCTCCCTGCGGCTGCGCCCGCCTGCGTTCCGGGAGCCCTGGCGCTTTGGCGGGGTTCAAACCCCAACGCTTGCGATCCTGGCTGATCTCGAACAGCGCATCCGCGAGTTCGTCCCGCAGGACTATTCCAAGATTGCCCTGTTGGTCACGACAGAGACTGGCGCCGAACTCACTCTCTGGCACGCACCGAAGGACAAGATCCTCGACAAACAGGTTGCCGAGACCATTCAGCAAGCAGCCGCCGACTGGTCAGGTCCGCTGGGCGTCGAGCAGAAGGATGTGCGCCGATCGCCCCCTCGCCTGTTCTCGAAAGACACCCTCGCTCGCCGCTGCGCCAAGCGGTTCGGCTGGGATCCGCAGCACACGGCCAAACTCGCCCAGGACCTCTATGATCAGGGCTACCTGACGTATCCCCGCACCGAGTCCGAGCATCTGCCCGAGAGTCAGACAGGCGATGCCAGCACGGTCATTGAGAGCGTCGTCGGGATCCTGACGGATCTTGCAAGTCTCGTACCAGCCACGGGTGACCTCGTGTTCCGCAAGGGCAGCAAGGGCCACTACGTCAAGGATCCGGGCGAGCACCACGCCATCGTGCCACTGCGCAAGGTGCCTCAGCCGGGGAGCGCCAGCGGAGATCATCTCTGTCTCTGGGAGCTTGTGGCCAAGAGCTTCCTGGCGGCCCACCTGCCCGACGGCATCGATGCTCGCACCACGGTCGCTGTGCAGGTCCCGACACCATTTGGTCCTAAGCGCTTTTCGATCAGCGGCAGCGTGATCAAGTCGCCGGGCTGGCGCGCCGTCTATGGGGCCGAGGCCGACGAGGAGACCGAGGCTGTTCCGGGCAAAGCCAAGCCGGACGAAGAGCCCACCACCGGACGCCTGCCGCTCGTCCGTGACAATGAGCCTGGGAAAGCAGCCGATGCCCGGATTGAGACAGCCAAGACCGAGCCGCCACGCCGGATCACCCGTGGTGAACTGCCTGTCGTCATGGGCCGCCTCGTTGATCAGGTGGAAGACCCGGCACTCAAGGCAGCCTTAGAGAACCCGGCAAACCCGAATGAACCCAAAGGCCTCGGGACGGCGGCAACCCGCGACACGATCCTGCCGAAGCTCCAGAAGAGCCAGTATGTTGACCTGTTGAAGGGCAAGGATCCGCCGATCCAGGTCACGGAAGTCGGGCTTGCATTCATTGCAGCCGTTCGCCGCGTTTTTCCCAGCTATGGAGATCCTGTAGGGCGAGCGATGTTCGAGGCCGATCTCGCCGAGATTGGTCGCGCCGCTACACGGAGTGAGGCCGGTCGACGGGCCGCATCGTATCAGGAGCGGACGCGTGCCCGCGTGCAGGAATTGATCGGAGCGATCGCGCAGTCGCAGACTGTTGCTGTTGATCCTACGACAGTTGCTGTGAGTTTTGCGCCGACTGGGAAGCCACCAACCAAGGCGATGATTGCCTTTGCCGCGTCCCTTGCGGCACGCAAGGGACTAAAGCTGCCTCGAGGCTTGAAGAGCAATACCGCCATCTGCCGGGCGTTCCTGGACCAGCATGCGCCAGCACGATCATCGGAGTCGGGAGAACAGAGGCCTCAGAATGGCCCTCGCTCTCCAAGTGAAGCGATGGTGCGCTATGCACGAGCATTGGCTGAAGAATACGGTGTAGAGTGCCCACCAGAGATCGCGACAGACTTTGCAGCCTGCAGGGCTTTTCTCGACGAAGATGCCTCACGTCATGCGATGAAAGCAGAGGACGGAAGTAAAACCACAATCCGCAAGAACCGTTCACCTGCGGTTGCGAGCGATAGTCCTCGCAAGAGTCGTACTGAAACTCCCGCAAACAAGCGATTAATAGCAGCCAAGGGTGGATCGACCCGAGGCCGTGCACGAGCGCGTCCTGCGAGTCCTACCCGGCCATCACGATAA
- a CDS encoding cupin domain-containing protein, with the protein MMTAVGNILERVRRDAADEEFTELVAAEGIRIERIVSTGHASPPGFWYDQEWSEWVLLLSGSAGLLFEGEPAPRELNRGDYLLIPAGRRHRVEWTDATKPTIWLAVHYGLLPRSE; encoded by the coding sequence ATGATGACTGCGGTCGGAAACATCCTTGAACGCGTCCGCCGCGATGCGGCGGACGAGGAATTCACGGAGCTTGTTGCCGCGGAAGGCATCAGGATCGAGCGCATTGTCTCTACAGGACACGCAAGTCCGCCCGGGTTCTGGTACGACCAGGAGTGGTCCGAGTGGGTGCTGTTGCTCTCTGGATCCGCTGGCCTTCTGTTCGAGGGCGAACCTGCTCCCAGAGAGCTGAACAGAGGGGATTACCTGCTGATTCCGGCGGGGAGACGCCACCGGGTGGAATGGACAGACGCGACGAAGCCGACGATCTGGCTTGCAGTTCACTATGGCTTGTTGCCCCGCAGTGAGTAG
- a CDS encoding nitronate monooxygenase, with protein sequence MGEASCPQLAAAVSNAGGLGMLALSFVDLDEIRRQVRETKALSQRPFGVNLILDFDQQEQLAVCLEEGVPIISLFWGDPTPLVSRIHGAGAVVFHTAPDAADARRAVDAGVDIIVAQGWEAGGHVRGQMSSLCLIPSVVDAVAPTPVLAAGGIADGRGLAAVLALGASGAWIGTRYLAAKEAAIHSHYRELLLRANGTDTVYTQVFDVGWPNAPHRVLRNTTVRAWEAASRPCSGNRPGEGEVLATSPSRGEFVRHRSATPGADAKGDIEALSLWAGQGVGLVTRVQGAAEIVQEIIDEARSVFRSCAALAAS encoded by the coding sequence ATGGGCGAGGCGAGTTGCCCTCAGCTTGCCGCCGCCGTGAGCAATGCGGGCGGGCTTGGAATGCTGGCCCTCTCGTTCGTTGATCTCGATGAAATCCGCCGCCAAGTCCGCGAGACGAAGGCGCTCTCGCAGCGCCCGTTTGGGGTCAATCTGATCCTGGATTTTGATCAGCAGGAGCAACTGGCGGTCTGTCTGGAGGAAGGTGTGCCGATTATCTCCCTCTTCTGGGGTGATCCGACCCCGCTGGTCAGCCGCATTCATGGGGCCGGAGCGGTGGTCTTTCATACTGCGCCAGACGCTGCCGATGCTCGCCGAGCCGTTGATGCAGGGGTGGATATCATCGTGGCGCAAGGCTGGGAGGCGGGCGGGCACGTGCGCGGACAGATGTCCTCCCTGTGCCTGATCCCCAGCGTGGTCGATGCGGTTGCTCCAACCCCTGTCCTGGCTGCGGGAGGGATCGCAGATGGGCGAGGTTTGGCAGCGGTGCTCGCTCTCGGCGCATCCGGTGCGTGGATCGGCACCCGGTACCTCGCCGCTAAGGAAGCTGCCATCCACTCCCACTACCGCGAGCTTCTGCTTCGGGCGAATGGGACGGACACGGTGTATACGCAAGTGTTTGATGTGGGCTGGCCGAATGCTCCCCACCGGGTCCTCCGGAATACGACCGTTCGGGCATGGGAAGCGGCGAGTCGCCCGTGCTCTGGCAACCGGCCCGGCGAGGGAGAAGTGCTGGCGACCTCGCCATCGCGCGGTGAATTCGTGCGCCACCGGTCCGCGACACCGGGCGCGGATGCCAAGGGCGACATCGAGGCACTGTCGTTGTGGGCTGGCCAGGGCGTTGGACTGGTCACGCGGGTTCAGGGGGCAGCCGAGATCGTGCAGGAGATCATCGACGAGGCGCGTTCGGTGTTCCGATCCTGTGCGGCTCTAGCAGCCTCATAG